A genomic window from Luteolibacter sp. LG18 includes:
- a CDS encoding efflux RND transporter periplasmic adaptor subunit, protein MKPFLFSLLLTLPALAVDAPPVILDEAGVKNLGIETVEAAETTFEETAFALGRIEEIPSNHAVLSSRIAGRILEMKVFEGDVVTAGQPLVKVESRQPGDPPPSVELKSPIGGLVSSAHVRLGEPVEPEKELLDISDLTEVLAVARVPEHIAGKLKPGTTQAHIRVAALGGEALDGTLLRFGTSADRESGTIDAIFRVPNPGLRMRPGMRTEFSVVLSKRENVLSVPRIALQGDPASRVVYVKDFDLPNAFRKVPVRIGQMNDRFVEILGGLLPADEVVTTGSYALGFAGGSGPSLKEALDAAHGHEHNADGSEISAAQKAAKAAGKGEDHDHAAPSPLLTRFFMASTAILFVLLVIVSMAKLRPAQPETPETT, encoded by the coding sequence ATGAAACCATTTCTCTTTTCCCTTTTGCTCACCCTTCCGGCGCTCGCCGTGGATGCCCCGCCCGTCATCCTCGACGAGGCGGGCGTGAAGAACCTCGGCATCGAAACCGTCGAGGCCGCCGAAACCACCTTCGAGGAGACCGCCTTCGCGCTCGGTCGCATCGAGGAGATCCCCAGCAACCACGCCGTGCTCAGCAGCCGTATCGCCGGCCGCATCCTCGAGATGAAGGTCTTCGAAGGCGACGTCGTGACCGCCGGGCAACCGCTCGTCAAAGTCGAGAGCCGCCAGCCCGGCGACCCACCGCCGTCGGTGGAGCTGAAGTCGCCCATCGGCGGCCTCGTCAGCTCCGCGCACGTCCGCCTCGGTGAACCGGTCGAGCCCGAGAAGGAGCTGCTCGACATCTCCGATCTAACAGAAGTGCTGGCCGTGGCGCGAGTGCCCGAACACATCGCGGGCAAGCTCAAGCCCGGCACCACGCAGGCCCACATCCGCGTGGCCGCGCTCGGCGGCGAGGCGCTCGATGGCACGCTGCTGCGGTTCGGCACCTCCGCCGACCGCGAGAGCGGCACCATCGACGCGATTTTCCGGGTGCCGAATCCTGGTCTCCGCATGCGCCCCGGCATGCGCACCGAGTTCTCCGTCGTGCTTTCGAAGCGGGAGAACGTGCTGAGCGTGCCGCGTATCGCCCTGCAGGGCGATCCCGCCAGCCGCGTGGTGTATGTGAAGGACTTCGATCTTCCGAATGCCTTCCGCAAGGTGCCCGTGCGCATCGGCCAGATGAACGATCGCTTCGTCGAGATCCTCGGTGGCCTGCTGCCTGCGGACGAGGTGGTAACCACCGGCTCCTACGCCCTCGGGTTTGCCGGCGGCTCCGGGCCGTCGCTGAAGGAGGCACTCGATGCCGCCCACGGCCACGAGCACAATGCGGATGGATCGGAAATATCCGCCGCGCAGAAGGCCGCGAAAGCTGCTGGAAAAGGCGAAGACCACGACCATGCCGCGCCATCGCCGCTGCTGACGCGCTTCTTCATGGCCTCCACCGCGATCCTGTTCGTGCTGCTGGTGATCGTGTCGATGGCGAAGCTCCGTCCCGCGCAACCCGAAACTCCGGAAACCACCTGA
- a CDS encoding TolC family protein: MSFKYLLAIALALSWPVRSMAAESGGLVVTLASVADRVRTQNPDLAAARLRIGEALGRMKQSGRRENPRLETEVEHNTKSSEGSVKIGFTQSFPVTDRLRFEKEISVQELKAAEAEVRDVERKLVAEGREELVKILAIRRQRELLREQADVSKKLAEFIDKAAEKGEGSRLDAGQAKLEAAKLATEIRQLDAAEVAATGALKPLLGMSPSATVLPSGELPPIRVPEAGAGSSRRPDMQVARVEAEAVAMEVNLEQTKKYDDIEVGVFGTAGRRMDAPDGVSSEGMVGFQLSIPLPLWNDNSGNVEAAQAKLKRKQLEITALDRNIRNEAEAARAEMEQWAKLEREVRAELLPLADRQAELAEQTWRNGQGELQVVLKAREQRLQLASSRLDALRDFHLARVRYEAAINQR; encoded by the coding sequence GGTGGCGGACCGCGTGCGGACCCAGAATCCGGACCTCGCCGCGGCGAGGCTGCGGATCGGCGAGGCGCTCGGCCGCATGAAGCAGTCGGGTCGCCGTGAGAACCCGCGCCTCGAAACCGAGGTCGAGCACAACACGAAGTCCAGCGAGGGCAGCGTGAAAATCGGCTTCACCCAGAGTTTTCCGGTCACCGATCGCCTCCGGTTCGAAAAGGAGATCTCGGTGCAGGAGCTGAAGGCCGCCGAGGCCGAGGTCCGCGATGTCGAGCGCAAGCTCGTCGCCGAAGGCCGCGAGGAGCTGGTGAAGATCCTCGCCATCCGCCGCCAGCGCGAGCTGTTGCGGGAGCAAGCCGACGTTTCCAAAAAACTCGCCGAGTTCATCGACAAGGCTGCGGAAAAGGGCGAGGGCTCGCGTCTCGATGCCGGGCAGGCGAAACTGGAGGCCGCGAAGCTGGCCACCGAGATCCGCCAGCTCGATGCCGCGGAGGTCGCCGCCACCGGCGCATTGAAGCCGCTGCTGGGCATGAGCCCGTCGGCCACCGTGCTGCCGAGCGGCGAATTGCCGCCGATCCGCGTCCCGGAAGCGGGCGCGGGATCGTCGCGCCGCCCCGACATGCAGGTTGCCCGGGTGGAAGCGGAGGCTGTCGCCATGGAGGTGAACCTCGAGCAGACCAAGAAGTACGATGACATCGAGGTTGGCGTGTTCGGCACCGCCGGACGCCGCATGGATGCCCCGGATGGCGTGAGCAGCGAGGGGATGGTCGGCTTCCAGCTCAGCATCCCGCTGCCGCTGTGGAACGACAATTCCGGCAACGTCGAGGCCGCCCAGGCGAAGCTGAAGCGCAAGCAGCTCGAAATCACCGCGCTCGACCGCAACATCCGCAACGAGGCCGAGGCCGCGCGCGCGGAAATGGAGCAGTGGGCGAAGCTGGAACGCGAGGTCCGTGCCGAGCTGCTCCCGCTCGCCGACCGCCAGGCCGAGCTCGCCGAACAAACGTGGCGCAATGGCCAGGGCGAACTCCAGGTCGTCCTCAAGGCCCGCGAACAACGCCTCCAACTCGCGTCGTCCCGTCTCGACGCCCTCCGTGACTTCCACCTCGCGCGCGTGCGCTACGAAGCCGCGATCAACCAACGCTGA